One stretch of Chryseobacterium fluminis DNA includes these proteins:
- a CDS encoding T9SS type A sorting domain-containing protein: MKKILFLILIQVCIFNFAQTQNLDWQLVSPFLRQEDVMKMETLPDGSYLAKKSNSNYDLIITENNGKTWRQINDNGKSVYDFTIYNNKGYAVIGPDFRVTDSKFSTPGVSYPFTGSTQSIFVLNDNIIFVSSGNSRMHKSTNGGATWTSYLVPTVYQDKITSVYFTDANTGFCVSDSTIGDSFIFKTTDGGQTWTKVNTSSVEFRKIIFKDSMNGIATRYGGNPLYTLDGGNTWTEAAGVGTLNDIKLYNNQYIAIGNPNKFYRTATGESWTDSGDMYPSSFHVFTSLSIHPNFILAGTNNESGSSTLRHTIFKSTDLLTWTPLNMKWIYWANYQQAYAGDNLTIVPFNYFSLDKGYSWEAVKNNFPAGAMSINPDGKGIAIGRSTSQFWKTNDNGLTWTEALSPNLRLTIPAMKPNGDFAIANLGTNANSYTGYISTYSAANGWTPPVNVEWEVSALKFVDNNVGFLVNRDKVKKTTDGGLTWTDTTYPGAILDARNIVVGNSKVYIGKYYTTNLGSAWTQVPSQMLSFKDYDIFSDGLGYAVDGDKNVYKTLNYGSSWQKIINTQLLLTPGSLINKVTFARNYMVAVGYSGFYILDFVTGNLSTNDPKLEVNTNKIKIYPNPSSSTLFFDSKDEIKNITVFDISGRVFKNIQNPTSNSIDISDLHNGNYFVKFISADKTYLEKVIKN; this comes from the coding sequence ATGAAGAAAATTTTATTTTTAATTTTAATACAGGTTTGTATTTTCAATTTTGCCCAGACTCAAAACTTAGACTGGCAGCTTGTTTCCCCTTTTTTACGTCAGGAAGACGTTATGAAAATGGAAACCCTGCCAGACGGAAGCTACCTTGCCAAAAAAAGCAATAGCAATTATGATCTGATTATCACTGAAAACAACGGTAAAACTTGGAGACAGATCAATGATAATGGAAAGTCCGTATATGATTTTACCATCTACAACAATAAGGGATACGCTGTGATCGGACCCGATTTTAGGGTTACAGATTCTAAGTTTTCCACACCCGGAGTCTCCTATCCTTTTACGGGAAGTACCCAATCGATTTTTGTATTGAATGATAATATAATATTTGTAAGCTCGGGAAACAGCAGAATGCATAAGTCTACCAATGGCGGAGCAACATGGACGAGTTATCTTGTCCCAACGGTATATCAGGATAAAATTACAAGTGTGTACTTTACCGATGCCAATACAGGATTTTGTGTTTCGGATTCTACCATCGGAGACAGCTTTATTTTTAAAACAACAGATGGAGGACAAACGTGGACAAAAGTAAATACAAGTTCCGTAGAGTTCAGAAAGATCATTTTTAAAGATTCAATGAATGGGATTGCGACCCGATACGGCGGTAATCCGTTATACACCTTAGATGGCGGAAATACCTGGACGGAGGCTGCAGGGGTAGGCACTTTAAACGATATAAAATTATACAACAACCAATATATTGCTATAGGAAATCCAAATAAATTTTACAGAACTGCAACTGGAGAATCGTGGACAGATTCGGGTGATATGTATCCCTCTTCCTTTCACGTTTTTACAAGCCTTTCGATTCATCCGAATTTCATTCTTGCGGGAACTAATAATGAATCTGGAAGCAGCACCTTGCGTCACACGATTTTTAAAAGTACAGATCTGTTGACCTGGACTCCTTTAAACATGAAGTGGATTTATTGGGCTAATTATCAACAGGCTTATGCAGGTGATAATTTAACGATTGTACCTTTTAATTATTTTTCTTTAGATAAAGGATATTCCTGGGAAGCAGTAAAAAATAATTTTCCTGCAGGAGCTATGAGTATAAACCCGGATGGTAAAGGTATCGCCATAGGAAGAAGTACATCCCAGTTTTGGAAAACAAATGATAATGGATTGACATGGACTGAAGCTCTTTCACCAAATTTAAGGTTAACCATTCCGGCAATGAAGCCTAATGGAGATTTTGCGATTGCTAATTTAGGAACTAATGCCAATTCTTATACGGGATATATTTCAACGTATTCTGCAGCAAATGGATGGACTCCTCCGGTAAATGTTGAATGGGAAGTTTCTGCACTGAAGTTTGTGGATAATAATGTGGGCTTTCTTGTAAACCGGGATAAAGTTAAAAAAACAACAGATGGCGGATTAACCTGGACTGATACCACTTATCCCGGAGCAATACTTGATGCCAGAAATATTGTAGTCGGAAATTCAAAAGTGTATATAGGGAAATATTACACCACTAATTTGGGAAGTGCCTGGACTCAGGTGCCATCGCAAATGCTGAGCTTTAAAGATTATGATATTTTTTCAGATGGTCTTGGATATGCTGTAGATGGTGATAAAAATGTGTATAAGACGCTGAATTATGGATCTTCATGGCAAAAAATCATAAACACACAATTATTACTTACGCCCGGAAGTTTGATTAATAAAGTAACTTTTGCAAGAAATTATATGGTGGCCGTGGGATATTCCGGTTTCTATATACTGGATTTTGTAACCGGGAATCTCTCTACAAATGATCCTAAGCTGGAAGTGAATACGAATAAAATAAAGATTTATCCTAATCCTTCTTCTTCAACATTATTTTTCGATAGTAAAGATGAAATAAAAAATATCACTGTATTTGATATTTCAGGTAGAGTTTTTAAAAATATACAGAACCCAACCTCAAATTCAATAGATATTTCAGACTTACATAATGGAAATTATTTTGTAAAATTTATTTCAGCTGACAAAACTTACCTGGAAAAAGTTATTAAAAACTAA